The Larimichthys crocea isolate SSNF chromosome I, L_crocea_2.0, whole genome shotgun sequence genomic interval CAGTCACGTTACtgctgagtggaggagagccaGAGTCTCTGGCCTCGATGTGGAAAAGAAACTCCTTCTCGATCTCATAGTCAAAAGTTTTCAGTGCGTAAAGATTACCGTTCTCTGGATTGATGGAGAACAGCATGGACATGGAGGTGTTGGCTATCTCCTTCTCAAGGATGAAATAAACTAGATACTGGTTTTCATGGAGGTCAGGGTCAAACGCAGTGAGTGAACTGAGCAAGGCCCCAGGTGCGTTATTCTCCGTTACACGTATAGTATAAAATGACTGAGGGAACTGTGGAACATTGTCATTAACATCCAGCAGTTCTAACGTCATAGTTTCATTGTCAGATAAAGGAGGAGAGCCTCTGTCTGTAACAGTGAAAGTGATGTCATATTCTGGAACCTTCTCACGGTCTAACGGCTCTGACACTACTAATTCATAATAGTTATCAGAGGATTCCCTCAGTCTGAAAGGCATATTATCTGGAATATGAAGATCAACCACTCCATTGTCACCTGAGTCTTTATCACTGACACTAACTACAGCTATCACTGTGTCTAATTCTATGTTTTCATTGACTGGACTCTGAAATGATTTAATAGATATTTCTGGGTGATTGTCATTCATGTCTTCAACCAGAATCTTTATAGTACATTGTCCTGACAAACTATTAGCTCCTTTATCAGTTGCTATAATTTCCATATCATAAATCTTAAAGTCTTCATAATTTAACATTCCTTTAACAGTAATTTCACCAGTGGAAGGattcagattaaatgtttcttgtgttttctctgacgTATATAAACTGTATGAGTATGTTAAATCAGAATTTGATCCTTCATCTAAATCTGTTGCATTGAGATGAATGACAAGGCTTCCAATGGGAGAATTTTCCATTACTTTTATATTATAACTCGCTTTGTCAAATACAGGAGCGTTATCATTTGTGTccaaaacatgaacaacaatACTGACCGTCCCAGAACGAGCAGGTGTGCCTCCATCTACAGCTGTGAGTATTAAAGTATGAACAGCTTGCTGCTCTCGATCTAAAGTCTTTGTTAAGATTAATTCGGCAAACTTCGACCCGTCTCTTCCAGTCTGAACTTCAATGTTAAAATATTCACTTTCACTCAGATGATAGGTTTTTACTGAATTACTGCCAACATCAGGATCAACTGCATTACTGAGAGAGAATCTCTCTCCTTTTGGCGTCGCCTCAGATATGTCTAAATGTATGACGTCTCTTCGAAATTGTGGGGCGTTGTCGTTCATATCCAAAATTTCTACTTCTATATTAAAAATTCTTAGTGGGTTTTCTAAGATTACTTCCAGTTTGAGATAACAAGACGTGGACGACTTCGTAGTGCAAAGATATTCTCTGTCTATTTTCTCAACAACATTCAGCTCACCAGTCTCTTTGTTCACGTccagatattttttatttgcaatgATGTCGAGACGCATCTTCCTCTGATTCAGCGTTTTCACATCCAAGTTGAGATCGTTAGCAAGGTTTGCGACAACTGAtccttctttcatttcctcGGGTATGGAGTAATGAGTCACTGAAGTAGATATGTTACGaaccaaaaaaataagaaaaacgaGCAGTACGAACCTTTTGCAGGACTGCATTGTCACAACGGACCCTATCGTTTTGTGCACGATCACCGCACATCAAAGAATATAATGTCCTTTTCCAAAGTTCAGATTCTTTCAGTGGCGGTCGTAATCACAAACATATTCATATCATTTTAATCCGAATAATATCGCGTCGTTAGGAAGCGAAAGTGCCTTTTCGGAAAGGAGTCTTAGGTCCACGGAACTGTTCggttgtttgaaaaaaaatcctccctCTGATACACTGTCATTACGTTCATGGGTTGGGATTTTGCTGACAAAACAGCGCCACCTTTTGGGTTTTTGCAAGTCTCTTTTGACTGCGTTTAAACTAAtataacttttaatttaaatgatttataccAGTGTGACGATAAATGTAATATTATCGGCAAGAATGTCTAGATTTATCAACGTTCTATATAAGCTTTGATTTTGAAGTTGAATCACACCAGAAAAATCGACACTGTAAGACAAAATGTGACTCAGCGATAAAGGACacttattaaaacaaaattgttGATTACTTTCTCACCTGCAGTGTGGAAGCTGCTGAGTCACTAGTGTCTGTCAGTCCTGTGCCTCTTGGTATACTGGACACGATGTATCTGGAGCCCTTTGGCACAGGCTGTCTGACCACCAGCTTTCCTTTCCTGGTCTCTGCTAGAAACAGACTGTACCAGTAGGCATCGTTGGAGACCAGAGTGGAATCTGCGATGGTGGAGTTCCTCTCACTGATCACACTGTTCCTGCAGGGAGGAGCCGCTTTGCTGGGCTTGGGTTTCTGACACTTGAGCACGATGGTGACCAGTATGGTGATCAGCAGGAGAAATGACACCGAGCCCAGACCGATGACCAAATACAGGTTTAGGTCTGAGAAGATGTCGTATTCTAGAGGCACCTCAGTCATGTCAGAGTAGGCCTTGACTGCAGTCTCCATTGTGGACAGCTTGATGGTGACTGTAGCAGAGAGAGCTGGCTCCCCGTTGTCCTTGGCAACAACAACCAGTCTCTGGTGGCGCGGATCTCTGTAACTGAACATCCTCATAGTCCGGATCTCTCCGTTGTATTGGTCCAGACTGAACAAGGTGGCGTCAGTCACCTGTAGAAACTGGTAGGTAATCCGAGAGTTGTGCACCGAGTCGGTGTCTAAGGCTATCACCTTGGCAACCAGAGAGCCTTTGTCGGTGGATCTGGGGATcttttcctccaccactgagCCATGCGCGCGCCATGGAGACACAATAACTGGAGCGTTGTCGTTCTGGTCCACAATGATGATGTGGACAGTCACGTTACtgctgagtggaggagagccaGAGTCTCTGGCCTCGATGTGGAAAAGAAACTCCTTCTCGATCTCATAGTCAAAAGTTTTCAGTGCGTAAAGATTACCGTTCTCTGGATTGATGGAGAACAGCATGGACATGGAGGTGTTGGCTATCTCCTTCTCAAGGATGAAATAAACTAGATACTGGTTTTCATGGAGGTCAGGGTCAAACGCAGTGAGTGAACTGAGCAAGGCCCCAGGTGCGTTATTCTCCGTTACACGTATAGTATAAAATGACTGAGGGAACTGTGGAACATTGTCATTAACATCCAGCAGTTCTAACGTCATAGTTTCATTGTCAGATAAAGGAGGAGAGCCTCTGTCTGTAACAGTGAAAGTGATGTCATATTCTGGAACCTTCTCACGGTCTAACGGCTCTGACACTACTAATTCATAATAGTTATCAGAGGATTCCCTCAGTCTGAAAGGCATATTATCTGGAATATGAAGATCAACCACTCCATTGTCACCTGAGTCTTTATCACTGACACTAACTACAGCTATCACTGTGTCTAATTCTATGTTTTCATTGACTGGACTCTGAAATGATTTAATAGATATTTCTGGGTGATTGTCATTCATGTCTTCAACCAGAATCTTTATAGTACATTGCCCTGACAAACTATTAGCTCCTTTATCAGTTGCTATAATTTCCATATCATAAATCTTAAAGTCTTCATAATTTAACATTCCTTTAACAGTAATTTCACCAGTTGAAGGattcagattaaatgtttcttgtgttttctctgacgTATATAAACTGTATGAGTATGTTAAATCAGAATTTGATCCTTCATCTAAATCTGTTGCATTGAGATGAATGACAAGGCTTCCAATGGGAGAATTTTCCATTACTTTTATATTATAACTCGCTTTGTCAAATACAGGAGCGTTATCATTTGTGTCCAAAACACGAACAATAACACTTGCAGTACCAGAACGAGCAGGTGTGCCTCCATCTACAGCTGTGAGTATTAAATTATGAACAGCTTGCTGCTCTCGATCTAACGTCTGTTTCAAGATCAATTCTGCAAACTTAGACCCATCTCTTCCAGTCTGAACTTCAATATTAAAGTGTTCACTTTCACTCAAATGATACGTTTTAACTGAATTACTTCCAACATCAGGATCAACTGCATTACTGAGAGAGAATCTCTCTCCTTTTGGTGTCGCCTCAGATAGGTCTAAATGTATGACGTCTCTTCGAAATTGTGGGGCGTTGTCGTTCATGTCCAAAACTTCTACTTCTATATTAAAAATTCGTACAGGGTTTTCTAATATTACTTCCATTTTCAAGTAGCACAATGTCAGCATTTTTGTACAAAGATATTCTCTGTCAATCTTCTCAACAATATACAGTTCACCAGTCTCTTTGTTCACGTCCAGATATTTCTTATTTGCAATGATGTCGAGACGCATCTTCCTCTGATTCAGTGTTGTAACATCCAAGCTGAGATCGTTAGCAAGGTTTGCGACAACTGATccttctttcatctcctctggTATTGAGTAATGAGTCACTGAGGCAGTTACATGATGAAcgaaagaaaaaataacaaacGCCACATACCTTTTTCGTGACTGCATTGTTACCTCAGACCGCATTATTGTTCTTCTATTCACGGCTATTAAAACGTCAGTTCAAATAACGCACTGTATCCACTCATTTAAAATCTTTACTTCAAGGTCTCCGTCCAACCCTGTTGTTGGAAATTTTAATCCGTGAATATATTGACCCCTATAAAAGCAATGTTGCCTTTCTCGCCTTAAATGTatgtttcagcaccacggagCTCTCCGGCTCTTTGAGGCTGCACCGCttttacatttcctgtcatgGCGAACGTGGGTTAGTAATTTTATCGAGTGAACAGCGCCACCCTTTGTAAATTGTAAGAAACTGTTTGAAATCAGTTTACTTAACAAAGCAACGacgttttaaagtttgaacGTGAGTGTTGTGTGACTGCTTCAGATATCGATGAAAGCAtttttgttggatttttttccaACCATTTAGAGGCGTTATTTCTTAATACTATACGTAGGGAAACTGCAAGTTAAATTATGGCAAACACGAAGACGTACATGAGAAAATTCATATATGTTCATACCTGCAGagtagaagctgctgagtcaCTAGTGTCAGTCAGTCCTGTGCCTCTTGGTATACTGGACACGATATATCTGGAGCCCTTTGGCACAGGCTGTCTGACCACCAGCTTTCCTTTCCTGGTCTCTGCTAGAAACAGACTGTACCAGTAGGCATCGTTGGAGACCAGAGTGGAATCTGCGATGGTGGAGTTCCTCTCACTGATCACACTGTTCCTGCAGGGAGGAGCCGCTTTGCTGGGCTTGGGTTTCTGACACTTGAGCACGATGGTGACCAGTATGGTGATCAGCAGGAGAAATGACACCGAGCCCAGACCGATGACCAAATACAGGTTTAGGTCTGAAAAGATGTCGTATTCTAGAGGCACCTCAGTCATGTCAGAGTAGGCCTTGACTGCAGTCTCCATTGTGGACAGCTTGATGGTGACTGTAGCAGAGAGAGCAGGCTCCCCATTGTCCTTGGCAACAACAACCAGTCTCTGGTGGCGCGGATCTCTGTAACTGAACATCCTCATAGTCCGGATCTCTCCGTTGTATTGGTCCAGACTGAACAAGGTGGCGTCAGTCACCTGTAGAAACTGGTAGGTAATCCGAGAGTTGTGCACCGAGTCGGTGTCTAAGGCTATCACCTTGGCAACCAGAGAGCCTTTGTCGGTGGATCTGGGGATcttttcctccaccactgagCCATGCGCGCGCCATGGAGACACAATAACTGGAGCGTTGTCGTTCTGGTCCACAATGATGATGTGGACAGTCACGTTACtgctgagtggaggagagccaGAGTCTCTGGCCTCGATGTGGAAAAGAAACTCCTTCTCGATCTCATAGTCAAAAGTTTTCAGTGCGTAAAGATTACCGTTCTCTGGATTGATGGAGAACAGCATGGACATGGAGGTGTTGGCTATCTCCTTCTCAAGGATGAAATAAACTAGATACTGGTTTTCATGGAGGTCAGGGTCAAACGCAGTGAGTGAACTGAGCAAGGCCCCAGGTGCGTTATTCTCCGTTACACGTATAGTATAAAATGACTGAGGGAACTGTGGAACATTGTCATTAACATCCAGCAGTTCTAACGTCATAGTTTCATTGTCAGATAAAGGAGGAGAGCCTCTGTCTGTAACAGTGAAAGTGATGTCATATTCTGGAACCTTCTCACGGTCTAACGGCTCTGACACTACTAATTCATAATAGTTATCAGAGGATTCCCTCAGTCTGAAAGGCATATTATCTGGAATATGAAGATCAACCACTCCATTGTCACCTGAGTCTTTATCACTGACACTAACTACAGCTATCACTGTGTCTAATTCTATGTTTTCATTGACTGGACTCTGAAATGATTTAATAGATATTTCTGGGTGATTGTCATTCATGTCCTCGACGAGAATTTTTAGTTTACATTGTCCTGACAAACTATTAGCTCCTTTATCAGTTGCTATAATTTCCATATCATAAATCCTGAAATCTTCATAATTTAATACTCCTTTAACAGTAATCTCACCAGTGTTTGggtttaaattaaaagtttctTGAGTTTTCTCTGATGTATATAAACTGTATGAGTATATTAAATCAGAATTTGATCCTTCATCTAAATCTGTTGCATTTACATGAATAACAAGACTTCCAATGGGAGAATTTTCCATTACGCTGACGTGGTAGCTCTCTTCCTCAAATGCAGGGGCGTTGTCGTTTGTGTCTAATACATGAACAATAATGCTGGCAGTACCAGAACGAGAAGGCATACCGCCATCTACAGCTGTGAGTATTAAATAATGAACAGCCTGTTTCTCTCGATCCAAAGTCTTTTTTAGTATTAAATCAGCAAATTTGGATCCGTCTCTTCCGGTTTGAATGTCTATTGTAAAATAATCGCTTTCGCTCAAGTGATACGTTTTTACAGAGTTTGAACCAACGTCTGGATCAACTGCATTGCTCACAGAAAAGCGTTCACCAGCCTGCGTAGCCTCTGAAATATCTAAATCTATTGTGTCTCTTCTAAAATGAGGTGCGTTGTCATTTATGTCCATTATCTCCAATTCGATATAGAATATTCTTTTGGGGTTTTCAATTATTGCTTCCATTTTGAGATAACATGATGTCTTTGCGGGACAGAGTGCCTCCCTGTCGATCCGTTCAACGATGTACAGCTCCCCTGTTTCTTTGTTCACGTCCAGGTATTTGCGATTGGTTATGGTCTCGATGCGCATTTTGCGTTCGACTAAGGCTTTCACTTCTAGTCCCAAATCTCCAGCTAAATTTGCGACTACAGAGCCTTCTTCGAGCTCCTCTGGGACAGAATAGTGTGTCACAGCTGACGCGAAATTTAAGGTGACACTGAAAAGAAGAATTGTCGGCACATACCTTTTCCAGTTTTCAGAACAGATAAAACCTCCCATTGTTACCACAGATCGTCGTTTTCTTCAGCGTAGTCTAAACCATTCCGCGTCGGATTTAGTAATGCTGTAAAGCTTCAGCCAAATTCCCAAATGAAGAACAGACACTGAGATATCCTTCAAATCCAAACAACAGTAGCAGTCCATTCGCCGCTCTCTCTGTATCAGTAAAACGATAAGTGCCATGGCGACCGTGATGTAAGAAAGTATATATGGCTGAGAAACAGCGACGCTGCGCGTAAGAAACAGACCCTGGCATcgatgttttaataaaaaacataaattactgTTGTGTATCACAAGTATTAATCATCGTATCTAGCTGTCTTAGAGACcggttgttttttgttttttggtttgtttgtttgttttaccttttGTGTTCTCGTTTTGGTAGAGTCTTTGTCCTAATACTAATCAAAGTATGTTCTTCTGACtgaaaagctaaaataaaaaagacacttttcaaAAAGAAAGTTTGCAAAGTTGATTGTCCTCTCTAGGTATTTGAAAAGTGTCTGCCCATGAATGTTTCAACTCACATGTGGTATAACAGTGTTACAACACTTGCAAGTCTTGGATCACAAAAGAGTCTCACCTGCAAAGTGGAAGCTGCTGAGTCACttgtgtctgtcagtcctgtGCCTCTTGGTATACTGGACACGATGTATCTGGAGCCCTTTGGCACAGGCTGTCTGACCACCAGCTTTCCTTTCCTGGTCTCTGCTAGAAACAGACTGTACCAGTAGGCATCGTTGGAGACCAGAGTGGAATCTGCGATGGTGGAGTTCCTCTCACTGATCACACTGTTCCTGCAGGGAGGAGCCGCTTTGCTGGGCTTGGGTTTCTGACACTTGAGCACGATGGTGACCAGTATGGTGATCAGCAGGAGAAATGACACCGAGCCCAGACCGATGACCAAATACAGGTTTAGGTCTGAAAAGATGTCGTATTCTAGAGGCACCTCAGTCATGTCAGAGTAGGCCTTGACTGCAGTCTCCATTGTGGACAGCTTGATGGTGACTGTAGCAGAGAGAGCAGGCTCCCCGTTGTCCTTGGCAACAACAACCAGTCTCTGGTGGCGCGGATCTCTGTAACTGAACATCCTCATAGTCCGGATCTCTCCGTTGTATTGGTCCAGACTGAACAAGGTGGCGTCAGTCACCTGTAGAAACTGGTAGGTAATCCGAGAGTTGTGCACCGAGTCGGTGTCTAAGGCTATCACCTTGGCAACCAGAGAGCCTTTGTCGGTGGATCTGGGGATcttttcctccaccactgagCCATGCGCGCGCCATGGAGACACAATAACTGGAGCGTTGTCGTTCTGGTCCACAATGATGATGTGGACAGTCACGTTACtgctgagtggaggagagccaGAGTCTCTGGCCTCGATGTGGAAAAGAAACTCCTTCTCGATCTCATAGTCAAAAGTTTTCAGTGCGTAAAGATTACCGTTCTCTGGATTGATGGAGAACAGCATGGACATGGAGGTGTTGGCTATCTCCTTCTCAAGGATGAAATAAACTAGATACTGGTTTTCATGGAGGTCAGGGTCAAACGCAGTGAGTGAACTGAGCAAGGCCCCAGGTGCGTTATTCTCCGTTACACGTATAGTATAAAATGACTGAGGGAACTGTGGAACATTGTCATTAACATCCAGCAGTTCTAACGTCATAGTTTCATTGTCAGATAAAGGAGGAGAGCCTCTGTCTGTAACAGTGAAAGTGATGTCATATTCTGGAACCTTCTCGCGGTCTAACGGCTCTGACACTACTAATTCATAATAGTTATCAGAGGATTCCCTCAGTCTGAAAGGCATATTATCTGGAATATGAAGATCAACCACTCCATTGTCACCTGAGTCTTTATCACTGACACTAACTACAGCTATCACTGTGTCTAacagttcattttcttttatcggactttgaaatgatttgatGGATATTTCTGGATGATTGTCATTCATATCTGCtacagaaatgtttaatttgcacTGACCTGATAAACTATTGGCTCCTTTATCCATCGCTATGATTTCCATTTCATAATTACGAATATCTTCAAAATTCAGCATTCCCTTAACTGTTATTTCACCAGTGGATGGATTCAAGTTAAATGTCTCTTGCGTTTTTTCTGATGTGTACAAACTATACGTGTATTCGATCTGCGCATTTGATCCCTCATCTAAATCTGTAGCATTCAGTTTCATGACAAGACTTCCAACAGGAGAGTTTTCCGTAATATTAACGTCATAATTATCTTTTTCGAAAGTTGGGGCGTTGTCATTAGTATCTACCACACGGACAACGATACTGGCTGTGCCTGTGCGAGTGGGGACTCCGCCATCCACAGCAGTGAGTATTAAATTGTGTACTGCTTGCTTTTCTCGGTCTAAACCCTTCTTTAATATTAAATCAGCAAATTTGGATCCGTCTCTTCCGGTTTGAATTTCTATGTCAAAGTGCTCACTTTGGCTCAGAAGGTATGTTTTAACTGAATTTGATCCAAGATCGGGGTCAACAGCATTATTAACAGAGAATCTCTCACCAGCCGAGGTTGATTCCATAATATCCAAGTTTATAGTGTCTCGTCGGAAGTGAGGAGCGTTGTCATTGATATCCGTAATTTCAATTTCGATATAAAATATTCTTTGCGGGTTCTCTACAATAGCTTCCATTTTTAGGAAACATGTCGGTGTCTTTATTGCACAGAGGTACTCTCTGTCAATCCTCTCAACGATGTATATCTCCCCGGTTTCTTTGTTCACATCCAGGTATCTTTTGCTGGATATGATGTCTAACCGCATCTTCCGCTTACTCAGAGTCTTCACGTCTAAACCTAAATCGGAGCCTAAATTGGCGACAACCGACCCTGCCTCCAATTCTTCGGGAACAGAATAATGAGTCACGGCAAGAACCGTGTTTGCAAACGTACCGACAAACAAAAGCGCGGACGCATACCTCCTCCAAGAATTTCCAGTGTTCTGCCTGTTCATTGTTAGACCGCTGAATGAATGTTCTTTTTTCAGTGAGTCAGTTCAAATGCAGCAAAGGAAATGGCAACGATGATATACTTTAAAGACGCGTTTCATTCAAAAAAATGTGAGCGTAAGAGAAATTAGTACGTAATAAATCCTTTATAGCCCGTTCAGCACCAGGAGCTGTCCACCCTCTTTTTTGCCGCTGTCCGGTCTGTCTGCTTTTGAGACACTGTCATGGCGTCTCGAAAGTCGCCGATTATGGTGTTAAACTGGAGAACAGCGACACTTAAGTGCCAGAAAACATGTATATGCATCATCGCAGGTTTGCGGGGAGGTTATTGCAATGTcgaattatttaaaataaataaacgaagTTTAAACTGTTATACATGATACTAATTCTGTACGAAGGATTTTTTGTAGTCTAGATTTGTAACCTAATTCACTTAACAGGCATGTCTGAATCCCAAAGTACGGTTAATGTGTCTTctattgttatgtttttaccATGTTTGGACCCAGGAAGACACATGGAAATACTGGGTGAATTAGGTTTTCATGACGTTTACAGAAAAGCCCAAGGGTTGTATTTATTtgaaa includes:
- the LOC104939402 gene encoding protocadherin alpha-C2 isoform X1, translated to MNRQNTGNSWRRYASALLFVGTFANTVLAVTHYSVPEELEAGSVVANLGSDLGLDVKTLSKRKMRLDIISSKRYLDVNKETGEIYIVERIDREYLCAIKTPTCFLKMEAIVENPQRIFYIEIEITDINDNAPHFRRDTINLDIMESTSAGERFSVNNAVDPDLGSNSVKTYLLSQSEHFDIEIQTGRDGSKFADLILKKGLDREKQAVHNLILTAVDGGVPTRTGTASIVVRVVDTNDNAPTFEKDNYDVNITENSPVGSLVMKLNATDLDEGSNAQIEYTYSLYTSEKTQETFNLNPSTGEITVKGMLNFEDIRNYEMEIIAMDKGANSLSGQCKLNISVADMNDNHPEISIKSFQSPIKENELLDTVIAVVSVSDKDSGDNGVVDLHIPDNMPFRLRESSDNYYELVVSEPLDREKVPEYDITFTVTDRGSPPLSDNETMTLELLDVNDNVPQFPQSFYTIRVTENNAPGALLSSLTAFDPDLHENQYLVYFILEKEIANTSMSMLFSINPENGNLYALKTFDYEIEKEFLFHIEARDSGSPPLSSNVTVHIIIVDQNDNAPVIVSPWRAHGSVVEEKIPRSTDKGSLVAKVIALDTDSVHNSRITYQFLQVTDATLFSLDQYNGEIRTMRMFSYRDPRHQRLVVVAKDNGEPALSATVTIKLSTMETAVKAYSDMTEVPLEYDIFSDLNLYLVIGLGSVSFLLLITILVTIVLKCQKPKPSKAAPPCRNSVISERNSTIADSTLVSNDAYWYSLFLAETRKGKLVVRQPVPKGSRYIVSSIPRGTGLTDTSDSAASTLQASTTSSSSST
- the LOC104939402 gene encoding protocadherin alpha-C2 isoform X5, whose protein sequence is MNRQNTGNSWRRYASALLFVGTFANTVLAVTHYSVPEELEAGSVVANLGSDLGLDVKTLSKRKMRLDIISSKRYLDVNKETGEIYIVERIDREYLCAIKTPTCFLKMEAIVENPQRIFYIEIEITDINDNAPHFRRDTINLDIMESTSAGERFSVNNAVDPDLGSNSVKTYLLSQSEHFDIEIQTGRDGSKFADLILKKGLDREKQAVHNLILTAVDGGVPTRTGTASIVVRVVDTNDNAPTFEKDNYDVNITENSPVGSLVMKLNATDLDEGSNAQIEYTYSLYTSEKTQETFNLNPSTGEITVKGMLNFEDIRNYEMEIIAMDKGANSLSGQCKLNISVADMNDNHPEISIKSFQSPIKENELLDTVIAVVSVSDKDSGDNGVVDLHIPDNMPFRLRESSDNYYELVVSEPLDREKVPEYDITFTVTDRGSPPLSDNETMTLELLDVNDNVPQFPQSFYTIRVTENNAPGALLSSLTAFDPDLHENQYLVYFILEKEIANTSMSMLFSINPENGNLYALKTFDYEIEKEFLFHIEARDSGSPPLSSNVTVHIIIVDQNDNAPVIVSPWRAHGSVVEEKIPRSTDKGSLVAKVIALDTDSVHNSRITYQFLQVTDATLFSLDQYNGEIRTMRMFSYRDPRHQRLVVVAKDNGEPALSATVTIKLSTMETAVKAYSDMTEVPLEYDIFSDLNLYLVIGLGSVSFLLLITILVTIVLKCQKPKPSKAAPPCRNSVISERNSTIADSTLVSNDAYWYSLFLAETRKGKLVVRQPVPKGSRYIVSSIPRGTGLTDTSDSAASTLQYPK